From a single Nematostella vectensis chromosome 3, jaNemVect1.1, whole genome shotgun sequence genomic region:
- the LOC5511267 gene encoding phosphatidate cytidylyltransferase 2 isoform X1: MEVNTNGARRRAKDGLPTTETSPAENKEQERMETSPITSEDKEKQEATMAPAKEQELPGVLGNLQPKWRNWWIRGAFSAVMLSGFGLIMYTGPLGLIILIQCLQIKCFHEIISIGHKKYQKHNLPWFRSLSWYFLLGSNYFFYGESITDFIRGKGVHNESDEVVKAYFPYHRLISFMLYTIGIILFVLSLKKDFYKVQFSLFGWTHVTLLIVVTQSHLIMQTLFEGLIWFFLPVTMVICNDIWAYIFGFFFGRTPLIKISPKKTWEGFIGGGFATIIYGWIACYFMIRYEFFVCPVEYDETSSFMFKMSCQPSPIFVLTPYSLPGPLRFLISLIGIRQEVVWMYPMHLHSLILALFSSIIAPFGGFFASGFKRAFKVKDFSDTIPGHGGILDRFDCQFLMATFVHVYHFTFIRAPQPHKLLQQVLTLKPSQQLVIFKRLQEALSARGLL, from the exons ATGGAGGTGAATACAAACGGAGCAAGACGGCGCGCAAAGGACGGATTACCAACGACCGAGACCTCCCCAGCGGAAAACAAA GAACAAGAGCGAATGGAAACTAGCCCTATTACATCA GAAGATAAAGAGAAGCAGGAAGCCACTATGGCTCCAGCGAAGGAGCAAGAATTGCCAGGAGTGTTGGGTAATCTTCAGCCCAAATGGAGAAACTGGTGGATCAGAGGGGCATTTTCCGCTGTCATGCTCAGTGGGTTTGGTCTCATTATGTACACAGGACCTCTTGGCTTGATCATTCTG ATTCAATGTCTTCAGATAAAATGTTTCCATGAAATCATATCCATTGGCCACAAAAAGTATCAGAAGCACAATTTACCCTGGTTTAGATCACTTAGCTG GTATTTCCTTCTTGGATCCAACTACTTTTTTTATGGGGAGAGCATCACTGACTTCATCCGTGGAAAAGGAGTACACAATGAGTCTGAT GAAGTTGTCAAGGCGTACTTCCCCTACCACAGGCTGATATCATTTATGCTGTATACTATAG GTATAATTCTGTTTGTTCTGAGCTTGAAAAAGGACTTCTACAAAGTTCAGTTTTCATTG TTTGGCTGGACTCATGTCACCCTTCTTATAGTAGTCACTCAGTCACACTTGATCATGCAGACTCTGTTTGAAGGCCTTATATG GTTTTTCTTACCGGTTACCATGGTTATCTGTAATGACATCTGGGCCTATATTTTTGGGTTCTTTTTTGGACGAACTCCTCTGATTAAG atatcCCCAAAGAAGACATGGGAAGGTTTCATTGGAGGTGGATTTGCCACTATTATTTATGGCTGGATT gcCTGTTATTTCATGATCCGGTATGAGTTTTTTGTCTGCCCAGTGGAG TACGATGAGACCTCTTCATTCATGTTCAAGATGTCATGTCAGCCAAGTCCAATTTTTGTTCTTACTCCATACTCCCTGCCTGGCCCTCTGAGGTTCTTGATAAGCCTT ATTGGCATCCGTCAGGAAGTTGTGTGGATGTACCCAATGCATTTGCACTCTCTGATCCTAGCCCTATTCAGCTCGATCATTGCACCTTTTGGAGGCTTCTTCGCCAGTGGATTCAAAAGAGCCTTTAAAGTTAAG GACTTCAGTGACACCATCCCCGGACATGGCGGCATCTTGGATAGGTTTGACTGCCAATTCCTCATGGCCACATTTGTACATGTCTACCACTTTACATTCATAAG AGCACCCCAGCCTCACAAGCTTCTTCAGCAAGTGTTGACACTAAAGCCATCACAGCAGCTTGTGATATTCAAGAGACTACAGGAGGCTCTTAGTGCAAGGGGATTGTTGTAA
- the LOC5511267 gene encoding phosphatidate cytidylyltransferase 2 isoform X2: protein MEVNTNGARRRAKDGLPTTETSPAENKEDKEKQEATMAPAKEQELPGVLGNLQPKWRNWWIRGAFSAVMLSGFGLIMYTGPLGLIILIQCLQIKCFHEIISIGHKKYQKHNLPWFRSLSWYFLLGSNYFFYGESITDFIRGKGVHNESDEVVKAYFPYHRLISFMLYTIGIILFVLSLKKDFYKVQFSLFGWTHVTLLIVVTQSHLIMQTLFEGLIWFFLPVTMVICNDIWAYIFGFFFGRTPLIKISPKKTWEGFIGGGFATIIYGWIACYFMIRYEFFVCPVEYDETSSFMFKMSCQPSPIFVLTPYSLPGPLRFLISLIGIRQEVVWMYPMHLHSLILALFSSIIAPFGGFFASGFKRAFKVKDFSDTIPGHGGILDRFDCQFLMATFVHVYHFTFIRAPQPHKLLQQVLTLKPSQQLVIFKRLQEALSARGLL from the exons ATGGAGGTGAATACAAACGGAGCAAGACGGCGCGCAAAGGACGGATTACCAACGACCGAGACCTCCCCAGCGGAAAACAAA GAAGATAAAGAGAAGCAGGAAGCCACTATGGCTCCAGCGAAGGAGCAAGAATTGCCAGGAGTGTTGGGTAATCTTCAGCCCAAATGGAGAAACTGGTGGATCAGAGGGGCATTTTCCGCTGTCATGCTCAGTGGGTTTGGTCTCATTATGTACACAGGACCTCTTGGCTTGATCATTCTG ATTCAATGTCTTCAGATAAAATGTTTCCATGAAATCATATCCATTGGCCACAAAAAGTATCAGAAGCACAATTTACCCTGGTTTAGATCACTTAGCTG GTATTTCCTTCTTGGATCCAACTACTTTTTTTATGGGGAGAGCATCACTGACTTCATCCGTGGAAAAGGAGTACACAATGAGTCTGAT GAAGTTGTCAAGGCGTACTTCCCCTACCACAGGCTGATATCATTTATGCTGTATACTATAG GTATAATTCTGTTTGTTCTGAGCTTGAAAAAGGACTTCTACAAAGTTCAGTTTTCATTG TTTGGCTGGACTCATGTCACCCTTCTTATAGTAGTCACTCAGTCACACTTGATCATGCAGACTCTGTTTGAAGGCCTTATATG GTTTTTCTTACCGGTTACCATGGTTATCTGTAATGACATCTGGGCCTATATTTTTGGGTTCTTTTTTGGACGAACTCCTCTGATTAAG atatcCCCAAAGAAGACATGGGAAGGTTTCATTGGAGGTGGATTTGCCACTATTATTTATGGCTGGATT gcCTGTTATTTCATGATCCGGTATGAGTTTTTTGTCTGCCCAGTGGAG TACGATGAGACCTCTTCATTCATGTTCAAGATGTCATGTCAGCCAAGTCCAATTTTTGTTCTTACTCCATACTCCCTGCCTGGCCCTCTGAGGTTCTTGATAAGCCTT ATTGGCATCCGTCAGGAAGTTGTGTGGATGTACCCAATGCATTTGCACTCTCTGATCCTAGCCCTATTCAGCTCGATCATTGCACCTTTTGGAGGCTTCTTCGCCAGTGGATTCAAAAGAGCCTTTAAAGTTAAG GACTTCAGTGACACCATCCCCGGACATGGCGGCATCTTGGATAGGTTTGACTGCCAATTCCTCATGGCCACATTTGTACATGTCTACCACTTTACATTCATAAG AGCACCCCAGCCTCACAAGCTTCTTCAGCAAGTGTTGACACTAAAGCCATCACAGCAGCTTGTGATATTCAAGAGACTACAGGAGGCTCTTAGTGCAAGGGGATTGTTGTAA
- the LOC5511267 gene encoding phosphatidate cytidylyltransferase 2 isoform X3, translating to MAPAKEQELPGVLGNLQPKWRNWWIRGAFSAVMLSGFGLIMYTGPLGLIILIQCLQIKCFHEIISIGHKKYQKHNLPWFRSLSWYFLLGSNYFFYGESITDFIRGKGVHNESDEVVKAYFPYHRLISFMLYTIGIILFVLSLKKDFYKVQFSLFGWTHVTLLIVVTQSHLIMQTLFEGLIWFFLPVTMVICNDIWAYIFGFFFGRTPLIKISPKKTWEGFIGGGFATIIYGWIACYFMIRYEFFVCPVEYDETSSFMFKMSCQPSPIFVLTPYSLPGPLRFLISLIGIRQEVVWMYPMHLHSLILALFSSIIAPFGGFFASGFKRAFKVKDFSDTIPGHGGILDRFDCQFLMATFVHVYHFTFIRAPQPHKLLQQVLTLKPSQQLVIFKRLQEALSARGLL from the exons ATGGCTCCAGCGAAGGAGCAAGAATTGCCAGGAGTGTTGGGTAATCTTCAGCCCAAATGGAGAAACTGGTGGATCAGAGGGGCATTTTCCGCTGTCATGCTCAGTGGGTTTGGTCTCATTATGTACACAGGACCTCTTGGCTTGATCATTCTG ATTCAATGTCTTCAGATAAAATGTTTCCATGAAATCATATCCATTGGCCACAAAAAGTATCAGAAGCACAATTTACCCTGGTTTAGATCACTTAGCTG GTATTTCCTTCTTGGATCCAACTACTTTTTTTATGGGGAGAGCATCACTGACTTCATCCGTGGAAAAGGAGTACACAATGAGTCTGAT GAAGTTGTCAAGGCGTACTTCCCCTACCACAGGCTGATATCATTTATGCTGTATACTATAG GTATAATTCTGTTTGTTCTGAGCTTGAAAAAGGACTTCTACAAAGTTCAGTTTTCATTG TTTGGCTGGACTCATGTCACCCTTCTTATAGTAGTCACTCAGTCACACTTGATCATGCAGACTCTGTTTGAAGGCCTTATATG GTTTTTCTTACCGGTTACCATGGTTATCTGTAATGACATCTGGGCCTATATTTTTGGGTTCTTTTTTGGACGAACTCCTCTGATTAAG atatcCCCAAAGAAGACATGGGAAGGTTTCATTGGAGGTGGATTTGCCACTATTATTTATGGCTGGATT gcCTGTTATTTCATGATCCGGTATGAGTTTTTTGTCTGCCCAGTGGAG TACGATGAGACCTCTTCATTCATGTTCAAGATGTCATGTCAGCCAAGTCCAATTTTTGTTCTTACTCCATACTCCCTGCCTGGCCCTCTGAGGTTCTTGATAAGCCTT ATTGGCATCCGTCAGGAAGTTGTGTGGATGTACCCAATGCATTTGCACTCTCTGATCCTAGCCCTATTCAGCTCGATCATTGCACCTTTTGGAGGCTTCTTCGCCAGTGGATTCAAAAGAGCCTTTAAAGTTAAG GACTTCAGTGACACCATCCCCGGACATGGCGGCATCTTGGATAGGTTTGACTGCCAATTCCTCATGGCCACATTTGTACATGTCTACCACTTTACATTCATAAG AGCACCCCAGCCTCACAAGCTTCTTCAGCAAGTGTTGACACTAAAGCCATCACAGCAGCTTGTGATATTCAAGAGACTACAGGAGGCTCTTAGTGCAAGGGGATTGTTGTAA